The following is a genomic window from Geoalkalibacter halelectricus.
GGGCATTTTTACTGAAAATCGGGTCAGGAAATGGAGCAGAAGGGCATAATCGAGAAGGACGGTGGCTTGCGAAAATGAATAAAAAAAGGCCGGGCACAAGGCCCGGCCAAAGAATTTATCAAATTCTAGAAATTTCGTGTGACGCGCAATGGCTGCTTAGAAAGGAACGCGAGCCATCAGAGCGACGGTGTAGACGTCGTCGGCGTCGTTGTTGTTGACGTCGACATCGTCATAGAACTTGCCGAGGAAGGCATAGGCACCGCGCAGGCTGACGTCGAACTTGTCGGCGAACACCTTGCCGACGCGAGCGGCAACTTCATAGCCCAGGGTGCGGTTCATTTCGCCGAAATCACCACCTTTGGGATCTTTCTTGGCGACGAAGAAAGCACCGGCGCCGAGGTTGGCGTAGGTGTTCATGGGCAGGTTACGCAGATTGGCGCTACCCACCACGGCATGCAGACCGTAGCCGCTCTCAACGGCGTCGGTGATGGCGCGACGGTTCTTGCCTTCGTTGTTGACCCACTTGTCGACGAGGAAGATCATGAGGTTCTCGTCGGTGAACTCATAATTACCCTGGGACAGGTAGAAGCGCTCAAGATCCTGCTCGCTGTCGTCGGGGCTGAAGTAAATGTAACGCAGACCGACGTCACCGTTGGGGATGATCATGGAGCCTTTGACGGTTGCCGCCCAGGCGCGGGTGTCGGCATAGGTGTTGTTGGGCGCGTCGACCAGCACTTCGCCGGTCTGATAGAGCGCGAAGCCCTGGAAAGCCAAGTTGGCAAAACGATAGTCGCCATAGAGGCCGGCCCACCACACTTCGGCATCGAGATTCACGCCCTCGCCGCCGGCGGGAATGTTGTTGATGTCGAAGTTGCTGTTGTTGTCCAGGTAGTACACGGCCACACCGGCCTTGGCGAAATCACCGTAGCGGTGGGAGACGTCGATGCCGTAGAAATCGGTGTCCTTGTACTCGGTACGCAGGCCAACGCGATCGCGGCCGGCATAAGCGTTGGTGTCCCACTTGGAGTAGAACAACTGGTAGTCGATGTTGAAGGGCATCTTGCCGCTCAGGTTGGCGGCGGCGAAATCGTCGAAGAACACCACGCCGCTGAAGGAGTCGCGCAGACCCTGGAGACCGAGGCGGAAGTTGCTGTCGATCTGAGGGATCTTCAGGTCGGCATAGAGGTTCTTGGTCTGCACATTGTAGCCGTCAGCGCCGGTACGGCCGTCGCGGCCCAAGGAGATGCTCTCACCCCACACCGTGTCGACTTCGGCAAAGTAGGTCAGGCTGATGAGGTCGTTGACGCGGTAGTCGAGCTTGGGACGAAAACGCTGCTGGATGATGTTGAAGCTGCGGGCATCGTTGCTACCAATGTCCTGGACAGTCTGGTGATGGCCCTGGACGCGGAACTCACCGCTGAACTTGAAGTCCGCCATGGCGGGTGCGGCGAGAGCCAGCATCGCAGCCACGGCAATAAATGTCTTAACGCTCTTACTCACTTTGGCCTCCTGAATGCAAATAAGCAATGTTGGGTTGGATCAGTGCGGGCCGTTTTCTGCAAGCAGGACTGCGGCCGGCCTGTCCGGTTTAGTTGTGATGCCGGGGAGCTTCGAACTCGTACCCGCAGGCGGGGCACTTGACGCGAACTTGTTCGTCGGCCTTCATGGGGGCGCAGGCCGCGAAGGATACAGCGATCATGGACGCCATGATCAGGGTCATGAGCTTTTTCATCTTGTCACCTCCTTTCACATCAAGTCAGTTCATGTTCTGAGGTTTTATCCGGATTTGTCGACAAAAATCAACATCTTTTCAACATATAGCAAATCAGATGCCAGCATTCAGCCAAACTCAAAAAAATTTTCATCTGATTAACTTGCTGAAAAACAGTTGTTTTTTGTGCGCTCCGGACCTCCTTGCCGAAATCGCGGTTGCCGCGATTGTTGAGCATTTGCCACAGTGTAGACGTTACGCCACAGTGGGTGGCGGGTTTTGCGCAAGCCGGGTTGAGGGGCCGAAAAACCTGTGCGACGCGTGCGTCGCCCCTACGGGGCCGGCTTCAGGGCGGCGACTTCGCCGACGAGGCGGCGCAGATCCTCCTCGAAGAGTTGGCCGCCGTCGTGAAAGACGCGGTGCTCGCGATCCAGCACCAGCATGCGCGGAATCAGGTAGACGTTGTAGGCGCGGTGGGCCTGACCGTTGTCCATGAGGGCCTCGAAGGTCATGGGAAAGGTCTTGCCGCGCAGGTAGCGGCGCACCATGCGCTCGGAATCCTGCACGAAGACCTCGAGAACCACCACATCGTGCTCGACCAGCAGGTCGGCGGCGCGCAGGATGTCGTCGGTCTGCTGCTTGCAGGTCGGGCACCAGGTGGTGGCCAACTTGAGCAGCACGATGCGCCCGCGATAGTCGGACAGGCTGACCTCTCGCCCGTCGAGATTCTTCAAAGTGAATTCAGGGGCCTGGTCGCCGCGCTCGAGGGCCGCCGCGGGCAGGGAAACCACCAGCAGCAGCACAGCCAGAACTGCCAGGGCGCGAAGCACGACTTTTTTCATCAGGAAAACCTCCGGGACGGGTTGACGACCTTGTCGGCGCCCCAAAAACCCATGCGGGACCAAAGCCGACGCCTTGCTGTTCCCTCCCCCTGCCGAAGCCGATCCGGCCTGTTTCGAAGCCGGCTTCTTGCGCCTTTCCCGCCAAAACGGGATTTAACCAACCAAACGCAGAACAGTTTAACCAGCTTGATCCGCATGTCAAGCGCCACCAATTTTGTGGCGCCGTTTTAAAAACAATGAAAACAGATTCTTAGATTTTTCCTCAACTGTCAACCACAAAAAAACAACCTAATGCTTTCAGCTTATTAGGCGATAAATTTTTCGACAAACGTTGTTTGTTAATCTTTCAATGCTTGCCTGGCTGACACAATTCGGTCAACACCCCGCCGGTGGCCTTGGGATGCAGAAATGCGATGGACGTGCCGTGGGCGCCGCGCCGGGGTTCGGTATCGATGAGGCGCACGCCCTGCCCCTGGAGGGCGGCGATGGCCGCGGAGAGATCGTCGACCTCGTAGGCGAGATGGTGAACACCCTCGCCGTTTTTCTCGATGAATTTGGCCACGGGCGAATCGTCGCTGGTGGCTTCGAGCAGCTCGATGCGGCTTTCGCCGGAAATGAAGAACGCGACCCTGACCTTTTGCTCGGCGACCTCCTCGGTGCCCTCGAACTCCATGCCGAGCACGTCGCGGTACAGGGGCAGCGCGGCCTCAAGGCTTTTTACGGCGATGCCGACATGGCTGATTTTTTTGGTTTTCATGGCTTGACTCCTGAAAATTCATGGGACATAGGGGACACAGGCGACTCAGGGGATCTAGATGAGCCGCAGGCGATCTTTTTGGGCCTGCCGCCAGAAACTGGTGGGATGGGTTTCGAGTTGAGCGAATTCCTCGGGGGTGTAAACCAGCAGATCAACGGGAACATCCAACACGTTCAGGGAGCTGAACAGGCGCGGCCGCTCGACGAAAGGCAGGTCGGTTTCACACACCAGGATCAGGTCGATGTCGGACCAGGGCTTTGCCTCGCCGCGCGCGCAAGAGCCGATAAGCCAGGCCGAAGCCAACTGCTCGCGCCCGAGTATCTCACACAGCCGCTCTATGAGCTGTTCGCGGCTGAAATCAACCACGGACACCGCCGGGCGGCTGCGCTCGAGAACCGGTTTCATGGCTGTTCCGCCCCGGAAAGCCGCGAACCCACCAGGTCGAAAATACCCTCGGCGGCCCTCAGCGCGCCCTGGGCCTGTTCGGGGGTGAGAATTTCAAAGGGCGCTCCGGCGGGCAAGGCATCGGGGTAGCGAGCGGAGATGTAGTAGATATCGAGCTCGCGAGCCCATCTCTCCAGGTCGCCGTTTTCTCCCAGGGCGCGCACGATCTGGAAAATGGAATGGCTGCGCACGATGTCGAACCCCTTGAAGAAACACCAGGACTTGAGGGCCTTTTCGGCGGCCTGCTGCGCAATGAAGCAGGTCTGGGCGAAGAAACCGCCGGAAAAACTGTGGCGCGCCCACTGGAGATCGTTTTCCGCCTGCCTGAGCCAGTCCTGGTAACGGTTCATCGGCACCGCTCCTTCAATCCACCTTCCAGGTTGTCCCCTGCGGGCCGTCGAGAAGCTGCACCCCTTGGGCGGCCAGGGCGTCGCGGATCTGGTCGGCGCGGGCGAAATCCTTGGCGGCGCGGGCCTCAAGGCGTTCGGCGATGCGCGCCTGCACCTCTTCAACACTCAAGCCCAGCTCCAGAAGCCCGGAGAGGTTGCGCTGCTTGAGCCATTGGGCCGGGTCGGAGATGAACAAGCCGAGCACCCCGCCCAGGCGCAGGATGGTGTCGTGCAGATCGCGCACGACGGCGGCTTTACCGGCATCCTTGCGCCATTTTTTTTCGCTCATGAGGCGATTGAGGGTGCGTACGCCGTCGAACAGGTGGCCGAGGGCCTGGGCGGTGTTGAAATCGTCGTCCATGGCTTCGCGAAAGCGCTGCTCAAGCTGCTCGCCCTCGGCGCTGGGGGCCGGGGTGGGAAGCAGGTCGGCCAGGGCCTCGGCGGAAGCGTGCAGGGCTTCGTAGAAGCGGGTCAGGCCCGCGCGGGCCTCGCGCAGATTCTGGTCGGAGAAATCGATGGGCGAGCGGTAGTGGGCGGTGAGGATGAAAAAGCGCACCACCTCGGGATCGAATTTTTCCAGAATGGTGCGGATGGTGAAGAAATTGCCCAGGGATTTGCTCATTTTCTCCTGGTTGACGTTGACGAAGCCGTTGTGCAGCCAGTACTTGGCGAAGGGCTTGCCGGTGGCCGCCTCGCTCTGGGCGATTTCGTTTTCATGGTGGGGAAAGACCAGATCCTTGCCGCCGCCGTGAATGTCGAAGGATTCACCGAGAAACGCCATGCTCATGGCCGAGCATTCGATGTGCCAGCCGGGACGCCCCGGCCCCCAGGGCGACTCCCAGGCGGGCTCGCCGGGCTTGGCGGCCTTCCACAAAGCGAAATCCATGGGATGGCGCTTGTGCTCGCCGGGGGCGATGCGGGCGCCGGCCTGCATCTCGTCGAGTTGGCGCTTGGAGAGCTTGAGATAAGTGGGAAACTTCTCGACGCTGAAATAGACGTCGCCGCCCGCCGCG
Proteins encoded in this region:
- a CDS encoding TlpA family protein disulfide reductase is translated as MKKVVLRALAVLAVLLLVVSLPAAALERGDQAPEFTLKNLDGREVSLSDYRGRIVLLKLATTWCPTCKQQTDDILRAADLLVEHDVVVLEVFVQDSERMVRRYLRGKTFPMTFEALMDNGQAHRAYNVYLIPRMLVLDREHRVFHDGGQLFEEDLRRLVGEVAALKPAP
- the mce gene encoding methylmalonyl-CoA epimerase codes for the protein MKTKKISHVGIAVKSLEAALPLYRDVLGMEFEGTEEVAEQKVRVAFFISGESRIELLEATSDDSPVAKFIEKNGEGVHHLAYEVDDLSAAIAALQGQGVRLIDTEPRRGAHGTSIAFLHPKATGGVLTELCQPGKH
- a CDS encoding nucleotidyltransferase domain-containing protein; the protein is MKPVLERSRPAVSVVDFSREQLIERLCEILGREQLASAWLIGSCARGEAKPWSDIDLILVCETDLPFVERPRLFSSLNVLDVPVDLLVYTPEEFAQLETHPTSFWRQAQKDRLRLI
- a CDS encoding HEPN domain-containing protein, with product MNRYQDWLRQAENDLQWARHSFSGGFFAQTCFIAQQAAEKALKSWCFFKGFDIVRSHSIFQIVRALGENGDLERWARELDIYYISARYPDALPAGAPFEILTPEQAQGALRAAEGIFDLVGSRLSGAEQP
- the cysS gene encoding cysteine--tRNA ligase produces the protein MSIRVFNTLSGRKEDFQPLEPGKVRMYVCGVTTYDYCHMGHARANIVFDIVYRYLRYRDFDVTYVRNYTDVDDKIIQRANERGIPSQELAEQFIRAFDEDMAALGLDLPTHQPKATEHIGDIIALVERLIERGMAYAAGGDVYFSVEKFPTYLKLSKRQLDEMQAGARIAPGEHKRHPMDFALWKAAKPGEPAWESPWGPGRPGWHIECSAMSMAFLGESFDIHGGGKDLVFPHHENEIAQSEAATGKPFAKYWLHNGFVNVNQEKMSKSLGNFFTIRTILEKFDPEVVRFFILTAHYRSPIDFSDQNLREARAGLTRFYEALHASAEALADLLPTPAPSAEGEQLEQRFREAMDDDFNTAQALGHLFDGVRTLNRLMSEKKWRKDAGKAAVVRDLHDTILRLGGVLGLFISDPAQWLKQRNLSGLLELGLSVEEVQARIAERLEARAAKDFARADQIRDALAAQGVQLLDGPQGTTWKVD